From the genome of Colwellia psychrerythraea 34H, one region includes:
- the gpsA gene encoding NAD(P)H-dependent glycerol-3-phosphate dehydrogenase — MSLAAKITVLGAGSYGTALAICLARNGHKTLLWGRDDNHVAAMEQDRENNKYLADCPFPENLALEADLEKAVQASDNLLVVVPSHAFADMLKQIKPMLTENAKIAWATKGLDPQTGDLLQNVARTVLGDRVSLAVLSGPTFAKEMASGLPTAISLSSEDDEFVAELSDLLHCEKRFRVYSNKDFIGVQLGGAVKNVIAIAAGIADGIGFGANARTALITRGLAEMTRLGLALNAEPATFMGMAGLGDLVLTCTDNQSRNRRFGLALGQGKEVEQAITDIGQVVEGYRNTKEVYMLAQRHDVEMPIVEQVYQVLYRGKDAKLAAADLLSRDKKFE; from the coding sequence ATGTCTTTAGCTGCAAAAATTACAGTGTTAGGTGCAGGGTCTTATGGCACTGCGCTAGCAATTTGTTTAGCCAGAAATGGTCATAAAACCTTGTTATGGGGACGTGATGATAATCATGTCGCTGCAATGGAGCAAGATAGAGAAAATAATAAGTATCTTGCTGATTGCCCGTTCCCTGAAAATTTAGCACTAGAAGCAGATTTAGAAAAAGCAGTGCAAGCGAGTGATAACCTGTTAGTGGTAGTGCCAAGCCATGCTTTTGCAGATATGCTAAAGCAAATTAAACCTATGTTAACCGAGAATGCAAAAATTGCTTGGGCAACTAAGGGGCTTGACCCACAAACCGGTGATTTATTGCAAAACGTTGCTAGAACAGTACTTGGCGATAGAGTGTCTTTAGCTGTTTTATCTGGCCCAACGTTTGCTAAAGAAATGGCCTCAGGCTTACCAACGGCTATTTCGTTGTCTTCTGAGGACGATGAGTTTGTTGCTGAATTATCTGACTTACTGCATTGTGAAAAACGTTTTCGAGTCTACTCTAATAAAGACTTTATTGGCGTGCAGCTCGGCGGAGCGGTTAAAAATGTTATCGCTATTGCCGCAGGTATAGCTGATGGTATTGGCTTTGGTGCAAATGCACGTACAGCGTTAATCACTCGTGGATTGGCTGAAATGACTCGTTTAGGTTTAGCATTAAACGCTGAGCCCGCTACTTTTATGGGCATGGCAGGTTTAGGTGACTTGGTACTGACTTGTACGGATAATCAATCGCGTAATCGTCGATTTGGTTTAGCGTTAGGTCAAGGCAAAGAAGTTGAACAAGCGATAACTGATATCGGTCAAGTCGTTGAAGGTTACCGAAATACCAAAGAAGTTTATATGCTTGCCCAGCGACATGATGTTGAAATGCCTATTGTTGAGCAAGTATATCAGGTACTTTATCGCGGAAAAGATGCTAAGTTGGCAGCGGCTGATTTACTTTCTCGTGATAAGAAATTTGAGTAA
- a CDS encoding alpha/beta fold hydrolase: MSKYHSFNSEKNIKYKLPNEITLFWNKGLFDSFIGIDKVNIHYAQFIQEQVECPTIVIVPGRCESYLKYQELSFDLYQQGYNIFIIDHRGQGLSGRMLLNVNKGYVTKFQDYVDDLRYFIENIVTPKSSEKPYLLAHSMGGTIATRFMQDSPNAIKAAVISSPMLGFYSGLLPKSIAKILVAIKLKFNNIISNTPWYFLGQKDYSPVNFTDNKLTHSIPRYQYFVDLYKKNKIIQLGGVTTHWLAQSIAAQKELFSKIVQLKTPILLLQASGDTVVCQQAQDDFCQQLHTLQPQSCPNGVPSNIDNAFHELFFETDDLRNKAITQSLAWFEQHT, encoded by the coding sequence TTGAGTAAATACCACTCCTTTAATTCAGAGAAAAACATCAAATACAAACTACCAAATGAGATTACCTTATTTTGGAATAAAGGCCTATTTGACTCATTTATAGGGATAGATAAAGTAAACATACACTATGCGCAATTTATTCAAGAGCAAGTAGAGTGTCCTACGATAGTCATAGTGCCAGGGCGCTGTGAGAGCTACTTAAAGTACCAAGAGCTGTCATTTGATTTATACCAGCAAGGGTATAACATTTTTATCATAGATCATCGAGGTCAGGGACTATCAGGACGAATGCTGCTAAACGTAAACAAAGGTTATGTTACAAAATTTCAAGACTATGTGGATGACTTACGGTATTTCATTGAAAATATCGTGACACCCAAATCTTCAGAAAAACCATACCTCTTAGCGCACTCAATGGGTGGGACTATTGCCACCCGTTTTATGCAAGACTCTCCAAATGCAATTAAAGCCGCCGTGATATCTTCACCTATGTTGGGCTTTTATTCTGGTTTGTTACCAAAGAGCATAGCTAAAATACTGGTAGCCATTAAGCTGAAATTCAATAATATTATCAGCAATACGCCATGGTATTTTTTAGGACAAAAAGACTACTCCCCTGTCAATTTTACTGATAATAAATTAACTCATTCAATACCGCGCTATCAATACTTTGTTGATTTGTATAAAAAGAATAAAATCATCCAACTTGGTGGTGTTACCACTCACTGGTTAGCACAAAGTATCGCGGCTCAAAAAGAGCTTTTCTCTAAGATTGTTCAGCTTAAGACGCCTATATTATTGCTTCAAGCTAGCGGTGATACTGTCGTTTGCCAACAAGCACAAGATGATTTTTGCCAGCAATTACATACATTGCAACCACAATCATGTCCAAATGGCGTACCGAGTAACATTGATAACGCCTTCCATGAGCTATTTTTTGAGACCGATGATCTTAGAAATAAAGCAATAACACAAAGCCTTGCTTGGTTTGAACAACATACTTAA
- the grxC gene encoding glutaredoxin 3, with protein MAKVEIYTKEYCPYCTHAVALLKSKQTEYNEIKIDDDMEMRSTMIERTNGGYTVPQIFINDVHIGGCDQLVALERNTQLDALLDAK; from the coding sequence ATGGCAAAAGTTGAAATATATACCAAAGAATATTGTCCTTATTGTACTCATGCTGTTGCCTTATTAAAGAGTAAACAGACAGAATATAATGAAATTAAGATTGATGATGATATGGAAATGCGTAGCACCATGATTGAACGCACTAATGGTGGCTACACAGTGCCACAAATATTCATTAATGATGTTCATATTGGCGGTTGCGATCAATTAGTCGCCTTAGAAAGAAATACTCAATTAGATGCGCTTTTAGACGCAAAATAA
- the secB gene encoding protein-export chaperone SecB, which yields MAEENQVENSEAAQQSPEFAIQRIYTKDVSFETPNSPAVFQLDWKPEIQLDLDTRSTKLADNTYEVVLSVTVTATVEDKTAFLAEVQQAGIFTIGNLPEAQLAHTIGAFCPTTLFPYARETVASLVNRGSFPQFNLTPVNFEGLYASYVQQRATQENVAQSSETH from the coding sequence ATGGCTGAAGAAAATCAAGTAGAGAACAGTGAAGCAGCACAACAATCTCCAGAATTCGCAATTCAACGTATTTACACTAAAGATGTTTCTTTTGAAACGCCTAATTCTCCAGCTGTATTTCAATTAGATTGGAAACCAGAAATCCAATTAGATCTTGATACACGTTCAACTAAGCTAGCTGACAATACTTATGAAGTTGTTTTATCGGTAACGGTTACTGCTACAGTGGAAGATAAAACTGCCTTTTTAGCTGAAGTACAACAAGCGGGTATTTTTACTATTGGCAACTTACCTGAAGCACAATTAGCACATACAATTGGCGCTTTCTGTCCTACAACATTGTTCCCGTATGCTCGTGAAACGGTAGCAAGCTTAGTTAACCGTGGTTCTTTCCCACAATTTAACTTAACACCGGTTAACTTTGAAGGATTATACGCTTCTTATGTACAACAACGTGCAACACAAGAAAACGTGGCACAAAGTAGTGAAACACATTAG
- the trmL gene encoding tRNA (uridine(34)/cytosine(34)/5-carboxymethylaminomethyluridine(34)-2'-O)-methyltransferase TrmL, translating into MLDVVLFQPQIPPNTGNIIRLCANSGFRLHLIEPLGFDLDDKKLRRAGLDYHEFAAIQRHANFNAFLEKEQPKRVLAITTKTNNFYGDISFAAGDYLLFGSETAGLPEEVRAQIPDENKLRIPMLKESRSMNLSNATAVIVYDAWRQLGFPNAV; encoded by the coding sequence ATGCTAGATGTTGTTCTTTTTCAACCCCAAATCCCACCAAATACCGGTAATATAATTCGCTTATGTGCAAATTCAGGCTTTCGTTTGCACTTAATAGAGCCATTAGGTTTTGATTTAGATGATAAAAAATTACGTCGTGCCGGTCTAGACTACCATGAATTTGCCGCCATACAGCGCCATGCAAACTTCAATGCTTTCCTTGAAAAAGAGCAGCCAAAACGTGTGCTAGCGATTACCACTAAAACCAATAACTTTTATGGTGATATCAGCTTTGCAGCCGGTGATTATTTATTGTTTGGTTCAGAAACAGCGGGGTTACCAGAGGAAGTTCGTGCACAAATTCCTGACGAAAATAAGCTTAGAATTCCAATGCTAAAAGAGAGTCGCAGCATGAATTTGTCAAACGCAACAGCAGTAATTGTTTACGATGCATGGCGTCAGCTGGGTTTCCCCAACGCCGTATAA
- a CDS encoding rhodanese-like domain-containing protein yields MEQLITFASDNGMLSAVWVALVVMIIVTTVKMKMSPIKQISTQDLTFLMNKEEGIALDIRKEKEFKAGHILDAINLPSEKINKNDFTSLEKYKDKPIIVVCAAGMSAVQIANDLYKGGFTRASVLKGGMNSWTSAGLPVAK; encoded by the coding sequence ATGGAACAATTAATTACTTTTGCAAGCGATAATGGCATGCTGAGCGCGGTTTGGGTTGCCTTAGTGGTAATGATAATCGTCACGACAGTTAAAATGAAAATGTCACCGATTAAACAAATCAGTACTCAAGATTTAACTTTTTTGATGAATAAGGAAGAAGGTATTGCGCTTGATATCCGCAAGGAAAAAGAGTTTAAAGCGGGACATATTCTCGATGCAATCAATTTACCAAGTGAAAAAATCAACAAAAATGACTTCACTAGTCTTGAAAAATATAAAGACAAGCCCATCATAGTAGTATGTGCTGCGGGTATGAGTGCTGTGCAAATTGCTAATGATTTATATAAAGGTGGTTTCACTCGAGCTAGCGTACTTAAAGGTGGCATGAATAGCTGGACTAGTGCAGGTTTACCTGTAGCTAAATAG
- a CDS encoding cation diffusion facilitator family transporter has product MAIKSSTDDYAFWVRLAAIFSTSTAFILVVIKLYAWLVTDSSAMLASTTDSILDLFASIMSIVILRFALAPADKEHSFGHGKAESLAGLVQASFVLGSAILLIFSGVSRLLNPQAIVHGEVAIWVTIISIVLTLILVVFQRYVIKRTGSIIISGDALHYQSDLFLNLGVLAAIILSQGIWLQADGVFTILVALYLVFGAGQIMVQSVSQLMDSELSDEELSQIKTIVLKHKQALGIHELRTRQSGVQKFIQFHLELSDNLSLLEAHSIGDEIEAEICQVLAPCEVFIHQDPSSVVQSEQSK; this is encoded by the coding sequence ATGGCTATAAAAAGCTCAACAGACGATTATGCATTTTGGGTGCGACTAGCAGCAATATTTTCTACGTCTACCGCGTTTATCTTAGTGGTGATTAAATTGTATGCGTGGTTGGTAACTGACTCTAGTGCCATGCTCGCTTCTACCACTGATTCTATTTTAGACTTATTTGCTTCGATAATGAGTATTGTTATCTTGCGCTTTGCTTTAGCTCCTGCAGATAAAGAGCACAGTTTTGGTCACGGTAAAGCTGAAAGTCTAGCGGGGTTGGTACAAGCTTCTTTCGTACTTGGCTCTGCCATATTATTGATTTTTAGTGGTGTGTCTCGGCTGCTTAATCCACAAGCGATAGTTCATGGTGAAGTCGCTATTTGGGTAACAATTATCTCTATTGTATTAACTCTTATTCTAGTTGTGTTTCAGCGTTACGTAATAAAGCGTACTGGCTCTATTATTATCAGTGGTGATGCATTGCATTACCAATCTGATTTATTTCTAAACTTAGGCGTTTTAGCGGCAATTATATTGAGTCAGGGAATATGGTTACAAGCTGATGGTGTTTTCACTATATTGGTCGCTCTATATCTTGTTTTTGGTGCTGGCCAAATTATGGTGCAAAGTGTTTCTCAGTTAATGGATAGCGAGTTAAGTGATGAAGAATTGTCGCAAATAAAAACTATCGTTTTGAAACATAAACAAGCATTGGGCATTCACGAATTACGCACTAGACAGTCAGGAGTACAGAAATTTATCCAATTTCATTTAGAGTTGAGTGACAACTTATCTTTATTAGAAGCACACAGTATAGGCGATGAGATAGAGGCTGAAATTTGCCAAGTGTTAGCTCCTTGTGAAGTCTTTATTCATCAAGATCCTAGCTCTGTAGTGCAAAGTGAGCAGTCAAAATAG